In Juglans regia cultivar Chandler chromosome 13, Walnut 2.0, whole genome shotgun sequence, the following proteins share a genomic window:
- the LOC118343767 gene encoding uncharacterized protein LOC118343767 — MLGEMRRMLRAELEPIHERLDRVEAETPSGQQHDIHNRQHGVRGPWRNVDGEPESEVFDEQYLNRGRIERGYRNREARMGRARRDNDLGNIKIKIPSFQGKNDPEVYLEWETKMEMVFDCHNYSEIKKVKLAAIEFTNYAIVWWDQLLINRRRNRERPVDTWEEMKMLMRKRFVPSHYYRGLYQKLQRLIQGSKSVDEYYKEMEVAMIWANVEEDREATMARFLHGLNREIADIVEMQHYVELTDMVHQAIKVEEQFKRKGLARRGLPMATTSSWKTTPKRDEQQQNKPKFESSKNANLKTATTSGTIETSSSKTRDIKCFKCQGRGHIASQCVNKRVMVINVQGELESENEEEVDNDDMPSMEDADDEQNAVVGDLLVARRVLNVQVKEEESNQRENLFHTRCFVNNKWLNECGEIKVTRQVLVALSIGKYEDEVLCDVVPMHACHLLLGRPWQYDLRVTHDGFTNKYSFTLNRQPITLVPLTPKQEFEDVLSEEVPYGLPPIRGIEHQINFIPGASIPNRPAYRSNPEETKELQRQRGIEVDEEKVKAIQEWSTPTTVSQVRSFHGLASFYRRFVRDFSSLAAPLTEVIKKNVPFKWGKEQEKAFSLIKEKLTNAPLLVLPNFAKTFEIECDASGIGIRAVLMQEGRPIAYFSEKLSGAALNYPTYDKEMYALVRALENWQHYLWPKEFVIHTDHDSG, encoded by the exons ATGTTAGGGGAGATGAGGCGTATGTTGAGGGCTGAATTAGAACCTATTCACGAAAGGTTGGACAGGGTAGAAGCAGAAACTCCTAGCGGCCAACAACATGACATCCACAATAGGCAGCATGGTGTGCGTGGTCCGTGGCGGAATGTTGATGGAGAGCCGGAGTCGGAGGTGTttgatgagcaatatttgaaccGAGGCAGGATTGAGCGTGGGTATAGAAATAGAGAAGCTAGGATGGGTAGGGCTAGGAGGGATAACGATTTAggaaatataaagattaaaatccCATCTTTTCAAGGTAAAAATGATCCCGAAGTTTATTTGGAGTGGGAAACTAAAATGGAGATGGTTTTTGATTGTCACAACTACTCAGAGATAAAGAAGGTTAAGTTGGCTGCAATTGAATTTACGAATTATGCCATTgtgtggtgggatcaattactgattaataggaggaggaatagaGAGCGACCTGTGGACACTTGGgaggaaatgaaaatgcttaTGAGGAAGCGTTTTGTACCCAGCCACTATTATAGGGGATTGTATCAAAAATTACAGAGGTTAATTCAAGGATCTAAAAGTGTGGATGAGTATTACAAAGAGATGGAGGTAGCTATGATCTGGGCTAATGTAGAAGAGGACCGGGAAGCCACCATGGCTAGGTTTTTGCATGGTTTAAATCGTGAGATTGCGGATATAGTCGAGATGCAGCACTATGTTGAGTTGACAGATATGGTGCATCAAGCCATAAAGGTGGAGGAACAATTCAAACGAAAGGGATTGGCTAGGAGGGGACTGCCTATGGCTACAACCAGCTCGTGGAAGACAACTCCAAAAAGGGATGAGCAGCaacaaaataagccaaaatttGAATCCTCTAAGAATGCCAACTTAAAGACCGCCACTACTTCAGGTACAATCGagacttcaagttctaaaacacgtgatattaaatgttttaaatgtcaggGGCGCGGACATATAGCCAGCCAGTGTGTAAACAAGAGGGTGATGGTGATAAATGTCCAAGGAGAGCTTGAgtcagaaaatgaggaagaagtagATAATGATGATATGCCATCTATGGAGGATGCTGACGATGAGCAAAATGCTGTGGTTGGAGATTTATTGGTTGCAAGGCGAGTTCTCAATGTGCAGGTTAAGGAGGAAGAAAGTAACCAAAGGGAGAACTTGTTTCATACTCGGTGCTTTGTAAATAACAAA TGGTTGAATGAATGTGGGGAAATCAAGGTGACAAGACAAGTGTTGGTGGCATTATCCATTGGCAAATatgaggatgaggtgctttgtgatgtggtTCCTATGCACGCATGCCATTTACTATTGGGAagaccatggcagtatgatctgAGGGTTACGCATGATGGATTCACAAATAAGTATTCCTTCACTCTTAATAGGCAACCTATTACTCTTGTGCCATTAACTCCAAAACAG GAGTTTGAAGATGTCCTTTCTGAAGAGGTACCTTATGGTTTACCTCCAATCCGAGGGATTGAACATCAAATTAATTTCATACCTGGTGCATCAATTCCAAACCGACCTGCTTATAGGAGTAATCCCGAGGAGACCAAGGAACTTCAGAGGCAA agaggaattgaggtggatgaggaaAAGGTGAAGGCAATCCAAGAGTGGTCAACGCCTACAACAGTGAGCCAAGTGAGGAGTTTCCACGGCTTAGCTAGCTTCTATAGACGGTTTGTGCGTGATTTTAGTAGCTTAGCCGCCCCTCTTACTGAAGTCATCAAGAAAAATGTGCCGTTTAAGTggggaaaagaacaagaaaaggcaTTTAGTCTGATCAAAGAAAAGTTAACTAATGCACCTTTGCTTGTTTTACCTaactttgctaaaacttttgaaattgagtgtgatgcttcaggcaTAGGTATTAGAgctgttttgatgcaagaaggCCGTCCAATTGCTTATTTCAGTGAAAAGTTGAGTGGGGCAGCCCTAAATTACCCTACTTATGATAAGGAGATGTATGCCTTGGTGAGGGCTTTGGAAAATTGGCAACACTATCTATGGCCAAAGGAGTTTGTGATTCACACAGAtcatgattcgggctaa